The following proteins are co-located in the Nitrospirota bacterium genome:
- the amrB gene encoding AmmeMemoRadiSam system protein B, with translation MKITRFLLIFTLVVVFLCACKADIKEPSVAGAFYPSDRNALTDMVGDFLYSAENKPEEGQLVALISPHAGYEFSGHVSAYGYKQLKGRDIKTVILIGSSHFHDFKGASVYCKGGFKTPLGVIKINEKLAKDLINKDADVGFYPEVYEKEHTLEVQLPFLQVVLKDFKILPILIGNPTRGSLEHLSEKLKEVMRKNQNVILIASTDLSHYHDYETALKMDGKLIDAIERLSIKDVEELLMSGASEMCGAYPVILTMRVAKELGANHGVLYKYANSGDVTSDKGRVVGYASMGVLRSSLTKEEKEELITLARKAITQYVSTGKPLEVEIKNPKLKAEGAVFVTITKGGRLRGCIGHIHAMMPLYKSVIKNAIYACSADTRFLPMTKQELSDIDVEISILTPLEPLKDIHSIQIGRDGIYIVKDGKSGILLPQVAVEFGWDKETFLRNLCLKAGLPKDAWKNGATLYRFTAEIIR, from the coding sequence ATGAAGATTACGAGATTTCTCCTTATCTTTACCCTCGTTGTTGTCTTTCTTTGTGCCTGTAAGGCAGATATAAAAGAGCCATCGGTTGCAGGCGCATTTTATCCTTCTGACAGAAATGCCCTTACTGACATGGTCGGTGATTTCCTCTATAGTGCTGAAAATAAACCCGAGGAAGGTCAGCTCGTAGCCCTTATCTCGCCTCATGCTGGCTATGAGTTCTCAGGACATGTCTCTGCATACGGATATAAGCAACTCAAAGGCAGGGATATTAAGACAGTTATATTAATCGGCTCAAGCCATTTCCATGACTTTAAAGGCGCATCTGTTTATTGCAAAGGCGGATTTAAAACCCCACTTGGAGTTATAAAGATAAATGAGAAACTCGCAAAAGACCTTATAAATAAGGATGCGGATGTTGGCTTTTATCCAGAGGTTTATGAAAAAGAGCATACGCTCGAGGTTCAACTTCCGTTTCTTCAAGTGGTTCTAAAGGATTTTAAAATACTGCCAATTCTTATAGGTAACCCAACGAGAGGGTCATTGGAGCACCTTTCGGAAAAACTCAAGGAAGTGATGAGGAAAAACCAGAATGTAATCCTTATAGCAAGCACAGACCTCTCTCACTACCATGACTATGAGACTGCATTAAAAATGGACGGTAAACTGATAGATGCCATCGAAAGGCTGTCCATAAAGGATGTAGAGGAGCTTTTGATGTCAGGTGCCTCTGAGATGTGCGGAGCATATCCAGTTATTCTTACAATGAGGGTGGCAAAAGAACTCGGTGCAAACCATGGTGTGCTTTATAAATACGCAAATTCAGGAGATGTAACTTCTGACAAAGGAAGGGTGGTTGGATATGCCTCGATGGGGGTCCTGAGAAGCTCCCTTACAAAGGAGGAAAAAGAAGAGCTGATTACACTGGCAAGAAAGGCAATCACCCAATATGTAAGCACAGGAAAGCCTCTTGAGGTAGAAATAAAAAATCCCAAGCTGAAAGCAGAAGGCGCAGTGTTTGTAACCATTACTAAAGGAGGCAGACTCAGAGGCTGTATAGGACACATCCATGCCATGATGCCTCTTTATAAATCGGTTATAAAAAATGCCATCTATGCTTGCTCGGCTGACACGAGGTTTCTACCCATGACAAAACAAGAGCTTTCCGATATAGATGTTGAGATTTCAATACTCACACCCCTTGAGCCACTAAAGGATATTCATAGTATCCAGATAGGCAGGGATGGCATTTACATAGTCAAAGACGGAAAATCTGGAATCCTTCTTCCACAGGTAGCAGTTGAGTTTGGCTGGGATAAAGAGACATTCTTAAGAAATCTCTGCCTTAAGGCAGGACTTCCAAAAGACGCATGGAAAAACGGAGCCACACTCTATAGGTTCACTGCTGAAATTATAAGGTAA
- a CDS encoding sel1 repeat family protein — protein sequence MNTSFSFAGDYEDAIEAYDKGDYKTAHSLLLKEANKGNPLAQNDLGIMYEDGIGVSEDYKEAVKWYRRSAEQGYAGAQNNLGIMYEYGRGVLQDLTEAVKWYRRSAEQGNAKAQSNLGYMYTNGKGVLKDDVEAVKWFRLAAEQGDATAQNNIGVMYEDGKGVLQDLDEAVRWYRLSAEQGNAKAQSNLGYMYANGKGVLKDDEEAVKWFRLSAEQGNASAQNNLGVMYEDGAGVSQDYKEAARLFQLAVGQDYSLAKCNLAELYAAGLGIQKDLREAKRLAKEGYEEGIDYCKTIWDKYNLANE from the coding sequence CTGAATACGAGTTTTTCTTTTGCAGGAGACTATGAAGATGCCATCGAGGCTTATGATAAGGGGGATTATAAGACAGCACACAGTCTATTGTTGAAAGAAGCAAACAAAGGTAACCCTCTTGCCCAAAACGACCTTGGGATTATGTATGAAGACGGCATAGGAGTTTCTGAGGACTACAAAGAGGCTGTCAAGTGGTATAGGCGCTCTGCAGAGCAGGGATATGCAGGCGCACAGAATAATCTGGGTATTATGTATGAGTATGGAAGAGGAGTCTTACAGGACCTTACTGAGGCAGTCAAGTGGTATAGGCGCTCCGCAGAGCAGGGTAATGCAAAGGCTCAAAGTAATTTAGGCTATATGTATACAAATGGTAAAGGAGTGCTTAAGGACGATGTGGAGGCAGTTAAGTGGTTTCGGCTTGCCGCTGAGCAGGGCGATGCAACTGCTCAGAATAATATTGGTGTCATGTATGAAGATGGCAAAGGAGTTCTACAGGACCTCGATGAGGCAGTTAGATGGTACAGGCTTTCTGCTGAGCAGGGCAATGCTAAGGCTCAAAGCAATTTAGGCTATATGTATGCAAATGGCAAAGGAGTGCTTAAGGACGATGAGGAGGCAGTTAAGTGGTTTCGGCTTTCTGCTGAGCAGGGCAATGCCTCTGCACAAAATAATCTTGGTGTCATGTATGAAGATGGCGCAGGCGTTTCACAGGACTATAAAGAGGCAGCAAGATTGTTTCAGCTTGCAGTTGGGCAGGACTATAGCCTTGCTAAATGCAATCTTGCCGAGCTTTATGCCGCTGGATTAGGCATTCAAAAAGACCTCCGAGAGGCTAAAAGATTGGCTAAGGAGGGCTATGAAGAAGGAATCGATTATTGTAAGACGATTTGGGATAAATATAATCTCGCAAATGAATAG
- the larC gene encoding nickel pincer cofactor biosynthesis protein LarC, translating into MTTAYFQCASGVSGDMCLGALIHAGVPLNEINKELKRLHLKGYTLTEKKVRRKGIEAIKITVKINDKKHLNIRRWRDVVNIVRSSDLEPEIKEKGLRIFKSLFLSEAIAHGEPYDRLHVHELGSVDTFVDIFGTLIALKALGIEKVYTSAVNLGGGSVRMSHGVFPVPAPATAELLKGIPQYSVTGTPYELTTPTGAAIIKAISSGFGGMPLMSVDKIGIGAGDRDLKEMSNVLRVFIGKDRGIVRNEDITVIETNIDDMSPQIYEYLIEKLLKKGALDAFLTQVIMKKGRPGVLLTVLCHEDKKQEIANTIFEETTTLGVRFYNAGRITLKRKIDKVVTEFGKIRVKMADTDTMRKVMPEYEFFFCRRL; encoded by the coding sequence ATGACAACTGCCTATTTTCAATGTGCATCAGGGGTAAGTGGCGATATGTGTTTAGGTGCACTTATCCATGCAGGCGTGCCACTTAACGAAATCAACAAGGAACTGAAGAGGCTACATTTAAAAGGCTATACCCTTACCGAAAAAAAGGTCAGAAGAAAAGGCATAGAGGCAATAAAGATAACCGTAAAGATAAATGACAAAAAACACCTGAATATCAGAAGGTGGAGGGATGTTGTTAACATAGTCCGTAGCTCTGACCTCGAGCCTGAGATAAAAGAAAAGGGGCTTAGGATATTTAAATCCCTTTTTCTATCAGAAGCAATTGCACATGGAGAGCCATATGACAGGCTTCATGTTCATGAGCTTGGCTCTGTGGACACATTTGTGGATATATTCGGGACGCTAATTGCTCTTAAAGCCCTCGGCATCGAGAAGGTCTATACATCGGCTGTAAACCTTGGAGGAGGCTCCGTAAGGATGAGCCATGGGGTTTTTCCTGTGCCTGCACCTGCAACTGCGGAGCTCTTAAAGGGCATCCCCCAGTATTCCGTAACAGGGACCCCTTATGAGCTTACAACACCAACCGGAGCGGCTATAATCAAAGCCATTTCATCGGGGTTTGGAGGAATGCCTCTTATGAGTGTCGATAAAATCGGAATAGGCGCAGGAGACCGAGACCTTAAGGAGATGTCCAATGTCCTTAGGGTCTTTATCGGAAAAGACCGTGGTATTGTCAGAAATGAGGATATAACAGTTATCGAGACCAATATAGATGACATGAGCCCCCAGATATACGAATACCTTATTGAAAAGCTCCTTAAAAAAGGTGCTCTGGATGCCTTTCTCACACAGGTTATTATGAAAAAAGGAAGACCAGGCGTCCTGCTTACAGTCCTCTGCCATGAGGATAAAAAACAGGAAATTGCAAATACAATATTTGAAGAGACCACAACCTTAGGAGTCAGATTTTATAATGCAGGAAGGATTACGCTTAAAAGAAAGATTGACAAGGTTGTCACTGAATTTGGAAAGATAAGGGTAAAAATGGCAGACACCGATACTATGAGAAAGGTTATGCCTGAATACGAGTTTTTCTTTTGCAGGAGACTATGA
- a CDS encoding phosphatidate cytidylyltransferase has product MRRLLTAVILIPLIYLYVMRLPQIYFTALIVVVSLIAQSEFYSMYKLKGALKWTALAFGMGAIIAVYQDVSLTDVIMLSVIVIAGLRLLTKKAPGASLYEVSSLLLGLFYIPLLLSSQISLRKEGGPEWIMFLYGSVWASDSLAYYMGTAFGKRKLYEEVSPNKTEAGAVGSIIGGIGGAVLLRAFFNIQMPYATTIMAGAIIGVASVLGDLVESMFKRDAGVKDSGSLIPGGHGGVLDKIDSALFAGTTLYWMLKAMSVI; this is encoded by the coding sequence ATGAGGAGGCTTCTTACTGCAGTAATCCTTATACCCCTTATATATCTTTATGTGATGAGGCTTCCACAGATTTATTTTACCGCACTCATTGTCGTTGTCAGTCTTATAGCCCAGTCTGAGTTTTACTCCATGTATAAACTTAAAGGCGCTCTTAAATGGACCGCCCTTGCCTTTGGCATGGGAGCAATAATTGCAGTATACCAAGATGTTAGCCTTACCGATGTCATAATGCTTTCGGTTATCGTAATAGCTGGATTAAGACTTCTTACAAAAAAAGCCCCGGGGGCATCTCTTTACGAGGTCTCATCCTTGCTCTTAGGGCTTTTCTACATACCACTTCTTTTAAGCTCACAGATAAGCCTGAGAAAAGAAGGAGGCCCCGAATGGATAATGTTCCTTTATGGCTCTGTATGGGCATCGGACAGCCTTGCCTACTATATGGGCACAGCCTTTGGCAAAAGAAAGCTCTATGAGGAGGTGAGCCCCAATAAGACAGAGGCAGGTGCAGTCGGCTCGATTATAGGAGGCATCGGAGGTGCAGTCCTGCTAAGGGCATTCTTTAATATTCAGATGCCATATGCCACTACCATTATGGCAGGTGCAATTATAGGCGTTGCCTCTGTCTTAGGGGACCTTGTAGAAAGCATGTTCAAGCGTGATGCAGGCGTTAAAGACTCTGGCTCGCTCATTCCAGGCGGACATGGTGGGGTTTTAGATAAAATAGACTCAGCCCTTTTTGCAGGCACTACGCTTTACTGGATGCTTAAGGCAATGAGTGTGATTTAA
- a CDS encoding isoprenyl transferase has protein sequence MLSSDKLPNHVGIIMDGNGRWASMRRLPRAEGHRKGAERAKEIIGVSREMGIRYLTLYTFSMENWQRPKDEVSTLMKLLEMYLRKECNKLVRDGVVFRSIGEIGRLPQNIQTLLEELEEKTTHNTGMTLLAALSYGGRDEILRAVRKAIHTGMTSSEITEKSFSNLLDTNGIPPPDLIIRTSGERRLSNFLLWQSAYSELYFTETLWPDFTKDEYLHALSDFQFRERRFGSVPLRQA, from the coding sequence ATGTTATCTTCAGATAAACTGCCAAATCATGTTGGCATAATAATGGATGGCAATGGCAGGTGGGCAAGTATGAGGAGACTGCCGAGGGCAGAGGGCCATAGAAAAGGTGCTGAGAGGGCAAAAGAGATTATAGGTGTATCGAGGGAAATGGGCATTCGTTACCTGACCCTCTATACATTCTCTATGGAGAACTGGCAGAGACCGAAGGATGAAGTCTCTACGCTGATGAAGCTCCTTGAGATGTACCTTAGAAAGGAATGTAATAAGCTTGTAAGGGATGGCGTTGTATTCAGAAGCATCGGCGAAATCGGGAGATTGCCTCAAAACATCCAGACCCTTTTAGAAGAGCTTGAGGAAAAGACGACACATAACACAGGCATGACCTTGCTTGCCGCATTAAGCTACGGAGGAAGAGACGAGATTCTGAGGGCTGTAAGAAAGGCAATACATACCGGCATGACATCCTCTGAGATTACAGAGAAATCCTTCTCGAACCTTTTAGACACCAATGGCATACCGCCTCCTGACCTCATTATAAGGACATCAGGCGAAAGGAGATTAAGTAATTTCCTTCTCTGGCAGTCAGCATATTCAGAGCTTTATTTCACAGAGACCCTCTGGCCTGACTTCACAAAGGATGAGTATCTTCATGCACTTTCTGACTTTCAGTTCAGGGAGCGAAGGTTCGGTTCGGTCCCTCTAAGGCAGGCCTGA
- a CDS encoding VCBS repeat-containing protein, with amino-acid sequence MFLFSTTASYGADELFLELKDSALLFFKPVEGRVLSVDESVISSDLRPEDVKKGMRLKVMRKGKPYLHPITKEPIGELEKQVGLTEVTSAGTEGVRLLLLTGEAKPDDILRVSQAKVRVLFYPVDGVSWNISEKYYDTLKDTERFELMDSSIYTNEDSEIVAEAKRLGAELVLILSEEDETDGIILRQRLLWAEDMKIQGTSEVTLNKADVSKLTFGEELFKPPQKELFLSFDIPYRVTLIGTGDIDGDGTDELIVSTGRDIVFYLPGKTLLPALGGIEIKGKSSDEHLWLDVFDLNGDKKDDILITLMRDDRVVSYAYEYKDKAFSLMHKWDFFVRVVGDTVYGQKYFRGEGFDGAVFNVSDNTLLELPKGVNLYDFMFIESEGQRFILAYDDYAYLNLYDIKGKVLWQSKDNYRGFMRTYKKDSPTEMVDRGEWSIKDKLVVRGNTVILLRRIPVLEVASKMGYKSSTLVAVQLKEPFSVKEHTLIDYIPGRAGDFAITSENIFILSYDVRIKASNFLRGMGLIGNRIYAYPLKERLNVIFR; translated from the coding sequence ATGTTTTTATTTTCAACTACAGCCTCTTATGGTGCCGATGAACTGTTTTTGGAACTAAAGGACTCTGCCCTATTATTTTTTAAGCCTGTAGAGGGCAGGGTGCTCTCAGTGGACGAATCGGTGATTAGCTCTGATTTAAGACCAGAGGATGTAAAGAAAGGCATGAGGCTAAAGGTCATGAGAAAGGGAAAACCCTATCTGCATCCCATAACAAAAGAGCCTATAGGAGAGCTTGAAAAGCAGGTTGGCTTGACAGAGGTCACAAGTGCAGGGACAGAGGGTGTTAGGCTTTTGCTTTTAACTGGCGAGGCTAAACCCGATGACATCCTCAGGGTCTCTCAGGCAAAGGTAAGGGTGCTTTTTTATCCTGTAGATGGCGTTAGCTGGAACATCTCCGAGAAGTATTACGATACCCTTAAAGATACAGAAAGGTTTGAGCTTATGGATAGCTCTATTTATACGAATGAGGATTCGGAGATTGTAGCCGAGGCAAAAAGACTCGGTGCCGAGCTTGTCCTTATTCTTTCAGAGGAAGATGAAACGGATGGAATAATACTGAGACAGAGGCTTTTGTGGGCAGAGGACATGAAGATACAGGGCACATCAGAGGTCACGCTAAATAAGGCTGATGTCTCAAAGTTAACATTTGGCGAGGAGCTGTTTAAGCCTCCCCAAAAAGAGCTTTTTTTGTCCTTCGATATACCTTACAGGGTAACTCTAATAGGAACAGGCGATATTGACGGAGATGGCACAGATGAGCTCATAGTGAGCACTGGCAGGGATATAGTGTTTTACCTGCCTGGCAAGACCCTTCTACCTGCCCTCGGCGGCATAGAGATAAAGGGAAAATCCTCTGATGAGCATCTCTGGCTTGATGTCTTTGACCTTAACGGAGATAAAAAAGACGATATTCTGATTACGCTGATGAGAGACGACAGGGTTGTATCATATGCCTATGAATATAAGGACAAGGCATTTTCGTTAATGCACAAATGGGACTTTTTTGTCAGGGTAGTGGGTGATACTGTTTATGGACAGAAGTATTTCAGAGGGGAGGGCTTTGACGGAGCGGTTTTCAATGTGTCAGACAATACTCTCCTTGAATTGCCAAAGGGCGTTAATCTATATGACTTTATGTTTATAGAATCCGAAGGACAGAGGTTTATCCTTGCGTATGATGACTATGCATATCTTAATCTCTATGACATAAAGGGCAAGGTGCTATGGCAGAGTAAAGACAACTACAGGGGTTTTATGAGAACATATAAAAAGGACTCGCCCACCGAGATGGTTGACAGGGGAGAGTGGTCGATAAAAGACAAACTGGTTGTTCGGGGCAATACAGTCATACTTTTAAGACGTATTCCTGTTTTAGAGGTGGCATCTAAGATGGGGTATAAGAGCTCTACTTTAGTGGCAGTGCAGCTGAAAGAGCCGTTTTCGGTTAAGGAGCATACATTGATAGATTATATTCCTGGCAGGGCAGGGGATTTTGCAATAACCTCCGAAAATATCTTTATACTTTCATATGATGTAAGAATAAAGGCAAGTAACTTTTTAAGGGGAATGGGTCTTATCGGAAACAGAATCTATGCATATCCACTTAAGGAGAGGTTAAATGTTATCTTCAGATAA
- a CDS encoding tetratricopeptide repeat protein: MVDKASIIREAQKYLSKGQIDKAIVEWEKLLKESPDGATFNTVGDLHLKKGNKQSAIDAFHKASKIFKDEGFSLKALALYKKILNINPADGDALFALGELNEEKNIVTDAIKYYLAATDIYSKENKKTKLVSAYDKILRLAPTNIPLRLKISELFSKEGFVAESSREYLEIGKIYAEQGETDNAKRYFQKSLEIQPRNTDAMLAMSNLAEKLGNFQQAVGYMKNLMSLTGEETTEMLLRVADLLIKSGSLEEATTYISKVVGAEPSNLYAKRLLGDVYVKQNDMAKAWQEYSSVLDEMIFKENYSEAINVLNMFKEIDPIESRRKLVSLYKQINDTDSAVMEISALAEIFEGSGMQADALKCYQEALSLLPGSSELKEKIEAIEKELGIEVTAPEKTIEESLTEADIFLRYGLYDEAKTLLEGLKVKIPENIDIHLKLKSLYLDTADKEQTVTECLILAELYGRNHEEDKKQSVLSEAYEINPDDPRLVERIAPAKEEVSPPLASTLPSMENYSEELSEADFYAKQGLIQDAVEIYRKLINIFPENEELRGRLSSIEGEIQEERVSLEEEKIEPISLEELIVPEIEPEETQEVKEPELESDVLEIFEEFKRGLAKDLEAEDYETHYNLGIAYKEMGLVDDAINEFQIAKRDPKFFIQAASTLGMCYVQKGLYSLAIDALSSAIMKVAAKDESHWALKYDLADAYEKDGKLKEAFQLYTEVYGWNSKFRDVTEKINLLKGVHVKAAEFTLPEEKKAEPEKPKKSRVSYI; this comes from the coding sequence ATGGTAGATAAGGCATCTATAATAAGAGAGGCACAGAAATATCTATCAAAAGGCCAGATCGATAAGGCAATTGTAGAGTGGGAAAAACTCTTAAAAGAATCCCCTGATGGTGCCACTTTCAATACCGTAGGAGACCTTCATCTCAAAAAGGGAAACAAGCAATCAGCAATAGATGCATTCCACAAGGCATCTAAAATCTTCAAAGACGAAGGGTTTTCCCTCAAGGCACTTGCCCTCTATAAAAAAATCCTAAACATCAATCCAGCGGATGGAGATGCCCTCTTTGCACTCGGAGAGCTAAATGAAGAGAAAAATATCGTAACCGATGCCATAAAATATTATCTTGCCGCAACAGATATCTATTCAAAGGAAAACAAGAAAACCAAGTTGGTTTCGGCTTATGACAAGATACTCCGTCTTGCTCCCACAAACATCCCTCTAAGGCTCAAGATCTCAGAGCTTTTCTCTAAGGAAGGCTTTGTAGCCGAGTCCTCAAGAGAATACCTCGAAATAGGAAAAATATACGCAGAGCAAGGCGAAACCGACAATGCAAAAAGGTATTTTCAGAAGTCCCTCGAGATTCAGCCACGAAATACGGATGCGATGCTTGCCATGAGCAATTTAGCAGAGAAATTAGGGAACTTCCAGCAAGCAGTCGGCTATATGAAAAATCTCATGTCGCTGACAGGCGAAGAAACTACAGAAATGCTTTTGAGGGTTGCAGACCTCTTAATTAAAAGTGGCTCTTTAGAGGAAGCCACAACTTATATATCGAAGGTAGTAGGGGCAGAGCCATCGAACCTTTATGCAAAGAGACTGCTTGGAGATGTGTATGTAAAGCAAAACGACATGGCAAAGGCATGGCAGGAATATAGCAGTGTGTTAGATGAAATGATATTTAAGGAGAATTACTCGGAGGCAATAAATGTCCTGAATATGTTCAAGGAGATAGACCCTATAGAGTCAAGAAGAAAGCTCGTATCCCTTTATAAGCAGATAAATGATACCGACTCCGCAGTAATGGAAATATCCGCCTTGGCCGAGATATTCGAAGGCAGTGGGATGCAGGCAGATGCCCTCAAATGCTATCAGGAGGCACTCTCCCTGCTTCCTGGCAGTAGTGAGCTGAAGGAAAAGATTGAGGCTATCGAAAAGGAGCTTGGGATAGAGGTTACTGCTCCGGAAAAGACAATCGAAGAGAGCCTAACAGAGGCAGATATATTCTTAAGATATGGCCTTTACGATGAGGCAAAGACACTGCTTGAGGGGCTAAAGGTAAAGATACCCGAAAACATAGATATTCACCTAAAGCTCAAATCCCTTTACTTAGACACTGCCGATAAAGAGCAGACAGTGACAGAATGTCTCATCCTCGCAGAGCTTTATGGCAGAAACCACGAAGAGGATAAAAAACAGAGCGTCCTCTCCGAGGCATATGAGATAAACCCCGATGACCCAAGGCTGGTTGAAAGAATCGCACCTGCAAAAGAGGAGGTTTCTCCTCCTTTAGCGAGCACTCTGCCTTCGATGGAAAACTACTCGGAGGAACTCTCAGAGGCAGACTTTTATGCCAAACAAGGACTCATTCAGGATGCAGTTGAGATATATAGGAAGCTGATTAACATATTCCCGGAAAACGAAGAACTAAGGGGCAGACTCTCAAGCATCGAAGGAGAGATACAAGAGGAAAGGGTATCGCTGGAGGAGGAGAAGATAGAGCCTATCTCTTTAGAGGAGCTGATTGTGCCTGAGATAGAGCCTGAAGAGACACAGGAGGTCAAAGAGCCTGAGCTTGAAAGCGATGTCTTAGAGATATTCGAAGAATTCAAAAGAGGTCTTGCAAAAGACCTTGAGGCAGAAGACTACGAGACACACTATAATTTAGGCATTGCTTATAAGGAGATGGGGCTCGTAGACGATGCGATAAACGAATTCCAGATAGCCAAGCGTGACCCGAAATTCTTTATCCAAGCCGCAAGCACACTCGGAATGTGCTATGTTCAGAAGGGGCTTTATTCGCTTGCCATAGATGCCCTTAGCAGTGCGATTATGAAGGTAGCGGCTAAAGACGAATCGCACTGGGCACTGAAATATGACCTTGCAGATGCATATGAAAAAGACGG